One window of the Equus caballus isolate H_3958 breed thoroughbred chromosome 2, TB-T2T, whole genome shotgun sequence genome contains the following:
- the EXTL1 gene encoding exostosin-like 1 isoform X3 → MQSWRRKALLLALSASWLLVLLGAFPLLRLAVPTRPRAGASQGWPRWLDAELLQSFSQPGELLEDAPEPPQGPRGGSCDWGACFDASKCRGGGLKVFVYSAAGPVSETHRRILASIEGSRYHTSNAAEACLLLLPLTRDSSAGECSPVPPQWNGGRNHLVLSLHPAPCPRTFQLGQAMVAEASPTVDTFRHGFDVALPLLPEAHALRGPTLGQRYPMPPSASSLATVLMPRTSSKPCSPRWELPFSEVIDWTKAAIVTDKRLPLQVLAALQQMPLTRVLALRQQTQFLWDAYFSSVEKVIHTTLEIIQDRIFGASAHPSLLWNSPPGALLALSTFSTSPSDFPFYHVQQGSRPVGRFSALIWVGAPGKPPLKLIQAVAGSQHCAQILVLWSSEKPPPPRWPETAVPLTVSEGHRKVSDRFFPYNAISTDAILSLDAHSSLSTSEVDFAFVVWQSFPERMVGFLTWNHFWDEALGGWGYTAERANEFSMVLTSAAFYHRRLRAGGPGRSRSPQSATASIRWRQGSATCPWCPPASVWTQCSSRTRCPYYARSIAAWRSPRREQRRPQPYSRGRPICLGGAERGGSASSLRTGQSRRPVSQCGRSRLANHSPSAPEGGPSPHPPVPQLAAVPLCAAPALRLCGAGADPLPAMPFSTSLPS, encoded by the exons ATGCAGTCATGGAGAAGAAAGGCCCTCTTGCTGGCACTGTCGGCCTCTTGGCTCCTCGTCCTCCTGGGAGCCTTCCCCCTTCTCCGCCTGGCAGTGCCCACCAGACCTCGGGCAGGTGCCTCCCAAGGCTGGCCACGCTGGCTGGATGCAGAGCTCCTGCAGAGTTTCTCCCAGCCTGGGGAGCTCCTAGAAGATGCCCCTGAACCTCCTCAAGGCCCCCGTGGCGGCAGCTGTGACTGGGGAGCTTGCTTTGACGCCTCGAAGTGCAGGGGTGGTGGCCTCAAGGTATTTGTGTACTCGGCAGCTGGACCGGTCTCTGAGACTCATCGCAGGATCCTGGCTTCCATTGAGGGGTCCCGCTACCACACATCCAACGCTGCCgaggcctgcctcctcctcctccccctcaccCGGGACTCCTCAGCTGGAGAGTGCAGCCCGGTGCCCCCGCAATGGAATGGGGGCAGGAACCATCTGGTCCTCAGTCTccacccagccccctgcccccggaCCTTCCAGCTGGGACAGGCAATGGTGGCCGAGGCCAGCCCAACAGTGGACACCTTTCGGCATGGCTTTGACGTGGCCCTCCCGCTTCTTCCCGAAGCCCACGCATTACGAG GACCCACCCTGGGGCAACGCTACCCAATGCCACCTTCTGCCTCATCCCTGGCCACCGTCCTGATGCCTCGCACTTCCTCCAAGCCCTGCAG CCCTCGCTGGGAGCTGCCCTTCTCCGAGGTCATCGATTGGACCAAAGCGGCCATTGTCACTGACAAGAGGCTCCCACTTCAG gtcCTAGCTGCCCTCCAGCAGATGCCTCTCACGCGGGTCCTCGCCCTGCGTCAGCAGACCCAGTTTCTATGGGATGCCTACTTCTCCTCAGTGGAGAAGGTCATCCATACCACTCTGGAG ATTATTCAGGACCGGATCTTTGGAGCATCTGCTCACCCCTCGCTACTGTGGAACAGCCCCCCAGGGGCACTCCTGGCCCTGTCCACTTTTTCCACAAGCCCCTCGGATTTCCCCTTCTACCATGTACAACAGG GCTCTCGCCCTGTGGGCAGGTTCAGCGCCCTGATCTGGGTGGGGGCCCCAGGCAAGCCCCCCCTGAAGCTCATCCAGGCGGTGGCAGGCTCCCAGCACTGTGCCCAG ATCTTGGTTCTCTGGAGCAGCGAGAAGCCACCACCACCCAGGTGGCCAGAGACAGCAGTGCCCTTGACAGTCAGTGAGGGGCACAGGAAG GTCAGCGACCGCTTCTTCCCGTACAATGCCATCAGCACCGATGCCATCCTCAGCCTCGATGCCCACAGCAGTCTCTCCACAAGTGAG GTGGACTTTGCTTTTGTGGTGTGGCAGAGCTTCCCAGAGCGGATGGTGGGCTTTCTGACGTGGAACCACTTCTGGGATGAGGCCTTGGGCGGCTGGGGCTACACTGCTGAGAGGGCCAATGAATTCTCCATGGTTCTCACCTCGGCTGCCTTCTACCATAG GCGCCTGAGGGCCGGGGGCCCAGGCCGGAGCCGCAGCCCCCAGTCCGCAACTGCATCAATCAGATGGCGGCAGGGTTCGGCCACATGCCCCTGGTGTCCTCCCGCCTCCGTCTGGACCCAGTGCTCTTCAAGGACTCGGTGTCCGTACTACGCAAGAAGTATCGCAGCCTGGAGAAGCCCTAGGAGGGAGCAGCGGAGACCCCAGCCCTACTCCCGGGGGCGCCCCATCTGCCTGGGGGGAGCGGAGAGGGGAGGCTCAGCATCCTCCCTTAGGACTGGCCAATCAAGGCGGCCAGTCAGCCAATGCGGCAGATCCCGATTGGCTAACCACAGCCCTAGCGCCCCCGAGGGCGGGCCCTCGCCCCACCCTCCGGTCCCACAGCTGGCTGCAGTTCCCCTGTGCGCGGCGCCCGCTCTGCGGCTGTGCGGTGCCGGCGCTGACCCCTTGCCCGCAATGCCTTTCTCGACTTCTCTGCCGAGCTGA
- the EXTL1 gene encoding exostosin-like 1 isoform X1, translated as MQSWRRKALLLALSASWLLVLLGAFPLLRLAVPTRPRAGASQGWPRWLDAELLQSFSQPGELLEDAPEPPQGPRGGSCDWGACFDASKCRGGGLKVFVYSAAGPVSETHRRILASIEGSRYHTSNAAEACLLLLPLTRDSSAGECSPVPPQWNGGRNHLVLSLHPAPCPRTFQLGQAMVAEASPTVDTFRHGFDVALPLLPEAHALRGGAPGQLRQHSPHPRVALLALAEERGGWHTAGTNFSACPWDGRCEQDHGPEQTHPGATLPNATFCLIPGHRPDASHFLQALQAGCIPVLLSPRWELPFSEVIDWTKAAIVTDKRLPLQVLAALQQMPLTRVLALRQQTQFLWDAYFSSVEKVIHTTLEIIQDRIFGASAHPSLLWNSPPGALLALSTFSTSPSDFPFYHVQQGSRPVGRFSALIWVGAPGKPPLKLIQAVAGSQHCAQILVLWSSEKPPPPRWPETAVPLTVSEGHRKVSDRFFPYNAISTDAILSLDAHSSLSTSEVDFAFVVWQSFPERMVGFLTWNHFWDEALGGWGYTAERANEFSMVLTSAAFYHRRLRAGGPGRSRSPQSATASIRWRQGSATCPWCPPASVWTQCSSRTRCPYYARSIAAWRSPRREQRRPQPYSRGRPICLGGAERGGSASSLRTGQSRRPVSQCGRSRLANHSPSAPEGGPSPHPPVPQLAAVPLCAAPALRLCGAGADPLPAMPFSTSLPS; from the exons ATGCAGTCATGGAGAAGAAAGGCCCTCTTGCTGGCACTGTCGGCCTCTTGGCTCCTCGTCCTCCTGGGAGCCTTCCCCCTTCTCCGCCTGGCAGTGCCCACCAGACCTCGGGCAGGTGCCTCCCAAGGCTGGCCACGCTGGCTGGATGCAGAGCTCCTGCAGAGTTTCTCCCAGCCTGGGGAGCTCCTAGAAGATGCCCCTGAACCTCCTCAAGGCCCCCGTGGCGGCAGCTGTGACTGGGGAGCTTGCTTTGACGCCTCGAAGTGCAGGGGTGGTGGCCTCAAGGTATTTGTGTACTCGGCAGCTGGACCGGTCTCTGAGACTCATCGCAGGATCCTGGCTTCCATTGAGGGGTCCCGCTACCACACATCCAACGCTGCCgaggcctgcctcctcctcctccccctcaccCGGGACTCCTCAGCTGGAGAGTGCAGCCCGGTGCCCCCGCAATGGAATGGGGGCAGGAACCATCTGGTCCTCAGTCTccacccagccccctgcccccggaCCTTCCAGCTGGGACAGGCAATGGTGGCCGAGGCCAGCCCAACAGTGGACACCTTTCGGCATGGCTTTGACGTGGCCCTCCCGCTTCTTCCCGAAGCCCACGCATTACGAGGTGGGGCACCTGGCCAGCTGCGGCagcacagcccccaccccagggtgGCCCTGCTAGCCCTGGCAGAGGAGAGGGGCGGGTGGCACACGGCAGGCACCAACTTCTCTGCCTGCCCCTGGGATGGGCGCTGTGAGCAGGACCACGGACCCGAGCA GACCCACCCTGGGGCAACGCTACCCAATGCCACCTTCTGCCTCATCCCTGGCCACCGTCCTGATGCCTCGCACTTCCTCCAAGCCCTGCAG gctGGCTGCATCCCTGTGCTTCTCAGCCCTCGCTGGGAGCTGCCCTTCTCCGAGGTCATCGATTGGACCAAAGCGGCCATTGTCACTGACAAGAGGCTCCCACTTCAG gtcCTAGCTGCCCTCCAGCAGATGCCTCTCACGCGGGTCCTCGCCCTGCGTCAGCAGACCCAGTTTCTATGGGATGCCTACTTCTCCTCAGTGGAGAAGGTCATCCATACCACTCTGGAG ATTATTCAGGACCGGATCTTTGGAGCATCTGCTCACCCCTCGCTACTGTGGAACAGCCCCCCAGGGGCACTCCTGGCCCTGTCCACTTTTTCCACAAGCCCCTCGGATTTCCCCTTCTACCATGTACAACAGG GCTCTCGCCCTGTGGGCAGGTTCAGCGCCCTGATCTGGGTGGGGGCCCCAGGCAAGCCCCCCCTGAAGCTCATCCAGGCGGTGGCAGGCTCCCAGCACTGTGCCCAG ATCTTGGTTCTCTGGAGCAGCGAGAAGCCACCACCACCCAGGTGGCCAGAGACAGCAGTGCCCTTGACAGTCAGTGAGGGGCACAGGAAG GTCAGCGACCGCTTCTTCCCGTACAATGCCATCAGCACCGATGCCATCCTCAGCCTCGATGCCCACAGCAGTCTCTCCACAAGTGAG GTGGACTTTGCTTTTGTGGTGTGGCAGAGCTTCCCAGAGCGGATGGTGGGCTTTCTGACGTGGAACCACTTCTGGGATGAGGCCTTGGGCGGCTGGGGCTACACTGCTGAGAGGGCCAATGAATTCTCCATGGTTCTCACCTCGGCTGCCTTCTACCATAG GCGCCTGAGGGCCGGGGGCCCAGGCCGGAGCCGCAGCCCCCAGTCCGCAACTGCATCAATCAGATGGCGGCAGGGTTCGGCCACATGCCCCTGGTGTCCTCCCGCCTCCGTCTGGACCCAGTGCTCTTCAAGGACTCGGTGTCCGTACTACGCAAGAAGTATCGCAGCCTGGAGAAGCCCTAGGAGGGAGCAGCGGAGACCCCAGCCCTACTCCCGGGGGCGCCCCATCTGCCTGGGGGGAGCGGAGAGGGGAGGCTCAGCATCCTCCCTTAGGACTGGCCAATCAAGGCGGCCAGTCAGCCAATGCGGCAGATCCCGATTGGCTAACCACAGCCCTAGCGCCCCCGAGGGCGGGCCCTCGCCCCACCCTCCGGTCCCACAGCTGGCTGCAGTTCCCCTGTGCGCGGCGCCCGCTCTGCGGCTGTGCGGTGCCGGCGCTGACCCCTTGCCCGCAATGCCTTTCTCGACTTCTCTGCCGAGCTGA
- the EXTL1 gene encoding exostosin-like 1 isoform X4, producing the protein MQSWRRKALLLALSASWLLVLLGAFPLLRLAVPTRPRAGASQGWPRWLDAELLQSFSQPGELLEDAPEPPQGPRGGSCDWGACFDASKCRGGGLKVFVYSAAGPVSETHRRILASIEGSRYHTSNAAEACLLLLPLTRDSSAGECSPVPPQWNGGRNHLVLSLHPAPCPRTFQLGQAMVAEASPTVDTFRHGFDVALPLLPEAHALRGGAPGQLRQHSPHPRVALLALAEERGGWHTAGTNFSACPWDGRCEQDHGPEQTHPGATLPNATFCLIPGHRPDASHFLQALQAGCIPVLLSPRWELPFSEVIDWTKAAIVTDKRLPLQVLAALQQMPLTRVLALRQQTQFLWDAYFSSVEKVIHTTLEILVLWSSEKPPPPRWPETAVPLTVSEGHRKVSDRFFPYNAISTDAILSLDAHSSLSTSEVDFAFVVWQSFPERMVGFLTWNHFWDEALGGWGYTAERANEFSMVLTSAAFYHRRLRAGGPGRSRSPQSATASIRWRQGSATCPWCPPASVWTQCSSRTRCPYYARSIAAWRSPRREQRRPQPYSRGRPICLGGAERGGSASSLRTGQSRRPVSQCGRSRLANHSPSAPEGGPSPHPPVPQLAAVPLCAAPALRLCGAGADPLPAMPFSTSLPS; encoded by the exons ATGCAGTCATGGAGAAGAAAGGCCCTCTTGCTGGCACTGTCGGCCTCTTGGCTCCTCGTCCTCCTGGGAGCCTTCCCCCTTCTCCGCCTGGCAGTGCCCACCAGACCTCGGGCAGGTGCCTCCCAAGGCTGGCCACGCTGGCTGGATGCAGAGCTCCTGCAGAGTTTCTCCCAGCCTGGGGAGCTCCTAGAAGATGCCCCTGAACCTCCTCAAGGCCCCCGTGGCGGCAGCTGTGACTGGGGAGCTTGCTTTGACGCCTCGAAGTGCAGGGGTGGTGGCCTCAAGGTATTTGTGTACTCGGCAGCTGGACCGGTCTCTGAGACTCATCGCAGGATCCTGGCTTCCATTGAGGGGTCCCGCTACCACACATCCAACGCTGCCgaggcctgcctcctcctcctccccctcaccCGGGACTCCTCAGCTGGAGAGTGCAGCCCGGTGCCCCCGCAATGGAATGGGGGCAGGAACCATCTGGTCCTCAGTCTccacccagccccctgcccccggaCCTTCCAGCTGGGACAGGCAATGGTGGCCGAGGCCAGCCCAACAGTGGACACCTTTCGGCATGGCTTTGACGTGGCCCTCCCGCTTCTTCCCGAAGCCCACGCATTACGAGGTGGGGCACCTGGCCAGCTGCGGCagcacagcccccaccccagggtgGCCCTGCTAGCCCTGGCAGAGGAGAGGGGCGGGTGGCACACGGCAGGCACCAACTTCTCTGCCTGCCCCTGGGATGGGCGCTGTGAGCAGGACCACGGACCCGAGCA GACCCACCCTGGGGCAACGCTACCCAATGCCACCTTCTGCCTCATCCCTGGCCACCGTCCTGATGCCTCGCACTTCCTCCAAGCCCTGCAG gctGGCTGCATCCCTGTGCTTCTCAGCCCTCGCTGGGAGCTGCCCTTCTCCGAGGTCATCGATTGGACCAAAGCGGCCATTGTCACTGACAAGAGGCTCCCACTTCAG gtcCTAGCTGCCCTCCAGCAGATGCCTCTCACGCGGGTCCTCGCCCTGCGTCAGCAGACCCAGTTTCTATGGGATGCCTACTTCTCCTCAGTGGAGAAGGTCATCCATACCACTCTGGAG ATCTTGGTTCTCTGGAGCAGCGAGAAGCCACCACCACCCAGGTGGCCAGAGACAGCAGTGCCCTTGACAGTCAGTGAGGGGCACAGGAAG GTCAGCGACCGCTTCTTCCCGTACAATGCCATCAGCACCGATGCCATCCTCAGCCTCGATGCCCACAGCAGTCTCTCCACAAGTGAG GTGGACTTTGCTTTTGTGGTGTGGCAGAGCTTCCCAGAGCGGATGGTGGGCTTTCTGACGTGGAACCACTTCTGGGATGAGGCCTTGGGCGGCTGGGGCTACACTGCTGAGAGGGCCAATGAATTCTCCATGGTTCTCACCTCGGCTGCCTTCTACCATAG GCGCCTGAGGGCCGGGGGCCCAGGCCGGAGCCGCAGCCCCCAGTCCGCAACTGCATCAATCAGATGGCGGCAGGGTTCGGCCACATGCCCCTGGTGTCCTCCCGCCTCCGTCTGGACCCAGTGCTCTTCAAGGACTCGGTGTCCGTACTACGCAAGAAGTATCGCAGCCTGGAGAAGCCCTAGGAGGGAGCAGCGGAGACCCCAGCCCTACTCCCGGGGGCGCCCCATCTGCCTGGGGGGAGCGGAGAGGGGAGGCTCAGCATCCTCCCTTAGGACTGGCCAATCAAGGCGGCCAGTCAGCCAATGCGGCAGATCCCGATTGGCTAACCACAGCCCTAGCGCCCCCGAGGGCGGGCCCTCGCCCCACCCTCCGGTCCCACAGCTGGCTGCAGTTCCCCTGTGCGCGGCGCCCGCTCTGCGGCTGTGCGGTGCCGGCGCTGACCCCTTGCCCGCAATGCCTTTCTCGACTTCTCTGCCGAGCTGA
- the EXTL1 gene encoding exostosin-like 1 isoform X6, giving the protein MVAEASPTVDTFRHGFDVALPLLPEAHALRGGAPGQLRQHSPHPRVALLALAEERGGWHTAGTNFSACPWDGRCEQDHGPEQTHPGATLPNATFCLIPGHRPDASHFLQALQAGCIPVLLSPRWELPFSEVIDWTKAAIVTDKRLPLQVLAALQQMPLTRVLALRQQTQFLWDAYFSSVEKVIHTTLEIIQDRIFGASAHPSLLWNSPPGALLALSTFSTSPSDFPFYHVQQGSRPVGRFSALIWVGAPGKPPLKLIQAVAGSQHCAQILVLWSSEKPPPPRWPETAVPLTVSEGHRKVSDRFFPYNAISTDAILSLDAHSSLSTSEVDFAFVVWQSFPERMVGFLTWNHFWDEALGGWGYTAERANEFSMVLTSAAFYHRRLRAGGPGRSRSPQSATASIRWRQGSATCPWCPPASVWTQCSSRTRCPYYARSIAAWRSPRREQRRPQPYSRGRPICLGGAERGGSASSLRTGQSRRPVSQCGRSRLANHSPSAPEGGPSPHPPVPQLAAVPLCAAPALRLCGAGADPLPAMPFSTSLPS; this is encoded by the exons ATGGTGGCCGAGGCCAGCCCAACAGTGGACACCTTTCGGCATGGCTTTGACGTGGCCCTCCCGCTTCTTCCCGAAGCCCACGCATTACGAGGTGGGGCACCTGGCCAGCTGCGGCagcacagcccccaccccagggtgGCCCTGCTAGCCCTGGCAGAGGAGAGGGGCGGGTGGCACACGGCAGGCACCAACTTCTCTGCCTGCCCCTGGGATGGGCGCTGTGAGCAGGACCACGGACCCGAGCA GACCCACCCTGGGGCAACGCTACCCAATGCCACCTTCTGCCTCATCCCTGGCCACCGTCCTGATGCCTCGCACTTCCTCCAAGCCCTGCAG gctGGCTGCATCCCTGTGCTTCTCAGCCCTCGCTGGGAGCTGCCCTTCTCCGAGGTCATCGATTGGACCAAAGCGGCCATTGTCACTGACAAGAGGCTCCCACTTCAG gtcCTAGCTGCCCTCCAGCAGATGCCTCTCACGCGGGTCCTCGCCCTGCGTCAGCAGACCCAGTTTCTATGGGATGCCTACTTCTCCTCAGTGGAGAAGGTCATCCATACCACTCTGGAG ATTATTCAGGACCGGATCTTTGGAGCATCTGCTCACCCCTCGCTACTGTGGAACAGCCCCCCAGGGGCACTCCTGGCCCTGTCCACTTTTTCCACAAGCCCCTCGGATTTCCCCTTCTACCATGTACAACAGG GCTCTCGCCCTGTGGGCAGGTTCAGCGCCCTGATCTGGGTGGGGGCCCCAGGCAAGCCCCCCCTGAAGCTCATCCAGGCGGTGGCAGGCTCCCAGCACTGTGCCCAG ATCTTGGTTCTCTGGAGCAGCGAGAAGCCACCACCACCCAGGTGGCCAGAGACAGCAGTGCCCTTGACAGTCAGTGAGGGGCACAGGAAG GTCAGCGACCGCTTCTTCCCGTACAATGCCATCAGCACCGATGCCATCCTCAGCCTCGATGCCCACAGCAGTCTCTCCACAAGTGAG GTGGACTTTGCTTTTGTGGTGTGGCAGAGCTTCCCAGAGCGGATGGTGGGCTTTCTGACGTGGAACCACTTCTGGGATGAGGCCTTGGGCGGCTGGGGCTACACTGCTGAGAGGGCCAATGAATTCTCCATGGTTCTCACCTCGGCTGCCTTCTACCATAG GCGCCTGAGGGCCGGGGGCCCAGGCCGGAGCCGCAGCCCCCAGTCCGCAACTGCATCAATCAGATGGCGGCAGGGTTCGGCCACATGCCCCTGGTGTCCTCCCGCCTCCGTCTGGACCCAGTGCTCTTCAAGGACTCGGTGTCCGTACTACGCAAGAAGTATCGCAGCCTGGAGAAGCCCTAGGAGGGAGCAGCGGAGACCCCAGCCCTACTCCCGGGGGCGCCCCATCTGCCTGGGGGGAGCGGAGAGGGGAGGCTCAGCATCCTCCCTTAGGACTGGCCAATCAAGGCGGCCAGTCAGCCAATGCGGCAGATCCCGATTGGCTAACCACAGCCCTAGCGCCCCCGAGGGCGGGCCCTCGCCCCACCCTCCGGTCCCACAGCTGGCTGCAGTTCCCCTGTGCGCGGCGCCCGCTCTGCGGCTGTGCGGTGCCGGCGCTGACCCCTTGCCCGCAATGCCTTTCTCGACTTCTCTGCCGAGCTGA
- the EXTL1 gene encoding exostosin-like 1 isoform X2, whose amino-acid sequence MQSWRRKALLLALSASWLLVLLGAFPLLRLAVPTRPRAGASQGWPRWLDAELLQSFSQPGELLEDAPEPPQGPRGGSCDWGACFDASKCRGGGLKVFVYSAAGPVSETHRRILASIEGSRYHTSNAAEACLLLLPLTRDSSAGECSPVPPQWNGGRNHLVLSLHPAPCPRTFQLGQAMVAEASPTVDTFRHGFDVALPLLPEAHALRGGAPGQLRQHSPHPRVALLALAEERGGWHTAGTNFSACPWDGRCEQDHGPEQTHPGATLPNATFCLIPGHRPDASHFLQALQAGCIPVLLSPRWELPFSEVIDWTKAAIVTDKRLPLQVLAALQQMPLTRVLALRQQTQFLWDAYFSSVEKVIHTTLEIIQDRIFGASAHPSLLWNSPPGALLALSTFSTSPSDFPFYHVQQGSRPVGRFSALIWVGAPGKPPLKLIQAVAGSQHCAQILVLWSSEKPPPPRWPETAVPLTVSEGHRKVSDRFFPYNAISTDAILSLDAHSSLSTSEVDFAFVVWQSFPERMVGFLTWNHFWDEALGGWGYTAERANEFSMVLTSAAFYHRYYHTLFTHSLPEALRALADEAPTCVDVLMNFLVAAVTKLPPIKVPYRKQHQEARPPLAPEGRGPRPEPQPPVRNCINQMAAGFGHMPLVSSRLRLDPVLFKDSVSVLRKKYRSLEKP is encoded by the exons ATGCAGTCATGGAGAAGAAAGGCCCTCTTGCTGGCACTGTCGGCCTCTTGGCTCCTCGTCCTCCTGGGAGCCTTCCCCCTTCTCCGCCTGGCAGTGCCCACCAGACCTCGGGCAGGTGCCTCCCAAGGCTGGCCACGCTGGCTGGATGCAGAGCTCCTGCAGAGTTTCTCCCAGCCTGGGGAGCTCCTAGAAGATGCCCCTGAACCTCCTCAAGGCCCCCGTGGCGGCAGCTGTGACTGGGGAGCTTGCTTTGACGCCTCGAAGTGCAGGGGTGGTGGCCTCAAGGTATTTGTGTACTCGGCAGCTGGACCGGTCTCTGAGACTCATCGCAGGATCCTGGCTTCCATTGAGGGGTCCCGCTACCACACATCCAACGCTGCCgaggcctgcctcctcctcctccccctcaccCGGGACTCCTCAGCTGGAGAGTGCAGCCCGGTGCCCCCGCAATGGAATGGGGGCAGGAACCATCTGGTCCTCAGTCTccacccagccccctgcccccggaCCTTCCAGCTGGGACAGGCAATGGTGGCCGAGGCCAGCCCAACAGTGGACACCTTTCGGCATGGCTTTGACGTGGCCCTCCCGCTTCTTCCCGAAGCCCACGCATTACGAGGTGGGGCACCTGGCCAGCTGCGGCagcacagcccccaccccagggtgGCCCTGCTAGCCCTGGCAGAGGAGAGGGGCGGGTGGCACACGGCAGGCACCAACTTCTCTGCCTGCCCCTGGGATGGGCGCTGTGAGCAGGACCACGGACCCGAGCA GACCCACCCTGGGGCAACGCTACCCAATGCCACCTTCTGCCTCATCCCTGGCCACCGTCCTGATGCCTCGCACTTCCTCCAAGCCCTGCAG gctGGCTGCATCCCTGTGCTTCTCAGCCCTCGCTGGGAGCTGCCCTTCTCCGAGGTCATCGATTGGACCAAAGCGGCCATTGTCACTGACAAGAGGCTCCCACTTCAG gtcCTAGCTGCCCTCCAGCAGATGCCTCTCACGCGGGTCCTCGCCCTGCGTCAGCAGACCCAGTTTCTATGGGATGCCTACTTCTCCTCAGTGGAGAAGGTCATCCATACCACTCTGGAG ATTATTCAGGACCGGATCTTTGGAGCATCTGCTCACCCCTCGCTACTGTGGAACAGCCCCCCAGGGGCACTCCTGGCCCTGTCCACTTTTTCCACAAGCCCCTCGGATTTCCCCTTCTACCATGTACAACAGG GCTCTCGCCCTGTGGGCAGGTTCAGCGCCCTGATCTGGGTGGGGGCCCCAGGCAAGCCCCCCCTGAAGCTCATCCAGGCGGTGGCAGGCTCCCAGCACTGTGCCCAG ATCTTGGTTCTCTGGAGCAGCGAGAAGCCACCACCACCCAGGTGGCCAGAGACAGCAGTGCCCTTGACAGTCAGTGAGGGGCACAGGAAG GTCAGCGACCGCTTCTTCCCGTACAATGCCATCAGCACCGATGCCATCCTCAGCCTCGATGCCCACAGCAGTCTCTCCACAAGTGAG GTGGACTTTGCTTTTGTGGTGTGGCAGAGCTTCCCAGAGCGGATGGTGGGCTTTCTGACGTGGAACCACTTCTGGGATGAGGCCTTGGGCGGCTGGGGCTACACTGCTGAGAGGGCCAATGAATTCTCCATGGTTCTCACCTCGGCTGCCTTCTACCATAG GTACTACCACACCCTTTTCACCCACTCCCTGCCAGAGGCTCTGAGGGCCCTGGCAGATGAAGCACCCACCTGTGTGGACGTCCTGATGAACTTCCTAGTAGCGGCAGTCACCAAGCTGCCCCCTATCAAGGTCCCCTATAGGAAGCAGCACCAGGAGGCCAGACCTCCACTG GCGCCTGAGGGCCGGGGGCCCAGGCCGGAGCCGCAGCCCCCAGTCCGCAACTGCATCAATCAGATGGCGGCAGGGTTCGGCCACATGCCCCTGGTGTCCTCCCGCCTCCGTCTGGACCCAGTGCTCTTCAAGGACTCGGTGTCCGTACTACGCAAGAAGTATCGCAGCCTGGAGAAGCCCTAG